ttgaactgctgagcattcccatcattttctggttttatggaATAAAAGCTTGTTGCACTGGGTGAATTTAATTTCTGTAGTATTGATGGCTCTGGTTTAAGTGCCCTCCTTTCTTTTAGACTGGACCTGGCCTGATGTGTTACTCTCTGTTGAGTCGGAAGCTGAATCCAGATCACCATCTAAATCCAACATTACCAACTGGTCAGCCTTCTCTGAGGTCTTCAGCTCCCAGTTGGATAGAAGTAGAAGCCTCTGGCATGCCCAAGGAACCACTGTCACGCAAGCGCGTGCAGGGACATTGAAACGGGTCAACCTTGACTCGTACAAAATGGACAAAGAGGAGATGGAGCATCGGAAAATCATTTCCTGGTTTGGAGATCACCCCAAGGCCCCGTTTGGAGTACACCAGCTTGTAGAATATGGAAAGAGCTCTGGGAAGAAGGCTGGAGACTGGTATGGCCCATCCATTGTAGCACATATAATCAAGTAAGTAAAGCCACTGCAACTGCAGCAAAGGGAGAGCTGTATCTATGTAGCACATTTCCAATCTTCAGAGTGCCCAAAGTGATCCTATgatactacaggaaagatgccagtgTCCCAGAGAGgtagcagaggagattcaccaggacattgctttAATTGGAGCATTTCCATTATAAAGAGCAATTGGATGgtgtgggtttgttttccctggagcagaggagactgaagggggacctgattgaggtatacaaaattatgagggggatgaATGGGGTAGATGGTAAGGATCTTTCTCCCATAGTGGGTTTGTCTAAAGCAAGAGGGGATAGGTATAAGGTGaaaggtaggagttttaaaggggatcagagggggaaTTGTTTCACactgtgtggttggaatctggaatgttctCCCTAAggtagtggtgaaggcaggtactctctcaatgtttaagaagcatctggacgtgAATCACTGAGccagagaaggctatggatcaaatgGGGGTATGGATAAGTAcagtggttggtgtggacacagtgggctgaagtagtggtgtttctgtgctgtataactcgtgCTCTATCTgattttttaattgttaattggGGAATACTTTGGAAATTTAGTCACTGTTATACATACCTGAGATGAGTACATTGATTTGACTTGGTGATGCGATACAGGAACATggggaaatagaagcagaaaagtCCCCTTTAGCCCCGCAGGTCTGCTGcttattttcttaaaattatggctgatctttcacctcaaatCCACATTCCACCCAATTCCCAGATGAACTATCAATTAATTGTGGCTGTACATTAAATCTTACCATCTGTGTTTGCTTACATAAAGCTAATTCTTGGCAATACTGAACAAGGCCATTTAGTGGTTTGTATTGTGCCTATCCAGAATAATCCTCCAAACGTTTATCTTGCTCACTTTCAATTTCCATTAATACAGGAGGTGCAGTGAGCTTTAACTCGGCCACTCTTCCAAACATCTTTATAGTTCATGGTATGAAGACATTTCACCTGTGCACTCACTCATTAGTGCATTTAAAATGATGACCCCTCTTTACCGTCCCCCTCAACAAGAGGAAATAGTATTTTTCAATTTGCTTTATGTTGACATTTCTATAATTTTAAGACTTTGTTAAATCTGATGTCATTGGAGGGTTGTCTCCTGGACAGACATCGAACGAATTCCCTTCTTGTCTGGAAGTAGTGTTGTGGGAACTTCTACAGTCACCTGAGTAAACAGGCGTGGCCATGGTTTAACGACTAGCTGAAGGATAACATCTCCGATAACATGGCACTTCTCAGTACTATACTGGGGTTTCACCCTGGATTGTGTGCAGCTGATCCAGAGAGGGTGGAGACGAGTGTATCTTTAGATGTATTCTAACACGATGTTAGAACTTTAAAATGGTTTTTGACGCAGTACTTCCAAGAACTTATGTGCCAAACAATAGTGCCCTATTACTAACATGCTGCCATGTAATTGGCCCCCTTGATCATAGAGTAAGTAAATGGTGCTTTACTTAGCAACAAACAAACTAATTAAGAGCAGAAGAAGATCACTTAGCCTCCaggtttgctctgccatttaataagatcattccATCTGCCTGTGGTAACCTTTTATCCCCTTGTGGATTGGGTATCAATCTGTCTGCTTTAAAAAATTTTCAGAGTCTTTATCTCATCACCAAATTTAGTATTCATGCCTTTGCATGcgctctgtcttaaatgggaagttgtttatttttaaacattggctCTAGATTCTcatgagaaacatcctctccatatccactcctGTCAAGATCCCTTGGAACCttctgtttcaatcaagtcaccttgctcttttaaactccagtggacacaagcccagcctatccaacctttcctcataagagaaCCCACCTATTCTAGCTATTAGTATACTAAACCATCTCTGAACAGCTTCCGACACACTAACATTCTTCCTTTATGTAAGGAGACCAatgctgtacacagtattccaatgtTATCTCACCAGTGTCCTATGTAAccgaagcataacctcccttccTTTGCATTTAATCTCCCTGTCAATAAACGGTAACATTCTGTTACCTTTCCTAACTACTGAGAtgaatggctaaagaaattagatctatattctttggagttcagaagaataaggaatGATATTGAAACACAAGGTCCTTGGGGTGCATGACACGGTGGATATCAAGATGTTTCCGCTAGTGGGAAAATCTTGAATGAAGGCGCACACAGTTGCGACATTAggtggcagtcatttaaaactaaggtacaCAGgaacttctctcagaggatggtgactctctagaattctctaccaagaGGCTTGTGgtggctagatcattggaggtatttaaaggggAGGTAGATACGTTTTTGAAGGGTGGAATTCGGGGCTATGGGGAAACAACATAGAAGAGATGAGGCCCAGGGCAGACCATGCTCAGATTGAATGGTTGGGTAGGCTTAAAGggttgagtggcctattcctattttgtttttgtgtttgtaTGTAGTTACtatacctgcatactagccttctGTGAATCATGAACTAAGGCTCCTTTGAATCTCAGAGCTTTGCAATCTTTCGCTATATAGATTAAATGCCTTTATTTTTTCTCTGCCAAAATGGGTGATTTCACATTTTTGCACATTGtacttcatttgccagatttttgcctACTCACTTTATCTCTTTGTCCCTTCGCTTCCCTTCACAATTCACTTTCCTATCTATCTATTGTATTGTCATCACATTTAGCAAAGAttgatgccttcatccaagtcatttatataagttgtaaaaagttgaggccccagcattgatccctgtgacagactgctcattacatcttgccagctGGAAAGGGACCCATTTATGTATACTCGtttgttagccagccaatcttttatTCATGCCAACTCCTGCACCataaacttttattttccacaataacttttTGATACAgcaccttaccaaatgccttctagaaatcccaATATATGGTGCACtcctctttatccacagcatGTGTAACTTCAAAGAAGTTAAATCACATCTgaccaatttattttcttttcacaaagCTACATTGTCTTTGCCtcattaccttgaatttttttaaagttctctGCTATAATATCTTTAGTGATAGCTtcaacattttccctatgacaaaTGTTAAGCTAACTCCCCTATTCCCTGCTTTCTATCTCCCTTTCCTATCTAACAGAATTTTTCCAGAaggaattttagaaaattaaaatcaatgtatCAACTATCTCACTGGCCGCTCTTAAGACATtttggatgaagtccatcaggacctgaGGACCTCGAGACTTGTCAGCTCACTGAACAATTTACTCAGTGCCACTGCCTGAGTGATTGTGTCATTTTTCTGTTCCCATCCGTCCCTCTGAGTTCCCAATTTatagctatttctgggatgttgctTGCATCCTCTATAATGAAGGCTGATGCTGGTGTAAAATCCCAATTAATAcatttgccatctccttgttTCCCCATTATACATTCCCCAGGCTTGCTCTCTATAGTACCAAGGCTCATTTTGTTAAACGTCTACAGAAActctatctgtttttatatttctgattAGTTTTATCTTTTAATTATTCCTTCCTGAGTaatctttgtcattttttttcatattctgTGCAATCTTCTGATCTGCCACCTATCTTTgaacaattaatatttttttctttgtttgatACAATCTTAAATCTTAGTTAACCACGGATGCTGGGTCCTCCCTTTTGGAATGTATCCTGTACattctgaaagatccccttaAATATATCCACTGCATCTTGACTGACCCCTTAATATAATTTCCAAATTTACTTTAGCTTGTTTTGACTTCATGTCCTTGTGGATTCCCTTTTGAGTTTAAAATACCAGTCTTGGTCCCATTCTTCTCTCCATCACactgaatataaaattaaatcGTACTATGATCACATTATCTAAGGGTGCATAAGCTGGGAAAgtcatttatctgggttgaattaaCTGATTTTGGCATTTGGCCTAATATGGAATTAACTCAATTGGCTGGAGAAAATATTACCCAGACTCTTTCCCTTGAATGTTTTTCAGTGATTGCAGCTGGAAGTTCTCTCACTATTGAACATTTATCTGAAACACTGCGTTGTGAAGAAATGCCACTTGGCTGAGATGCTAAAAGGCCTTCAGATGGGTCTGAAGAAATATTGGGAACCTGAATTAGTTTTCAATCATATTTTCATTGTCATTGGCTTTCATAATCCTGATTCTCCATTTCTTGCAGGAGAGCAGTGGAAAAAGCTGAAGACTCTGAATCTCTTGGCATTACTGTCTATGTATCGCAGGATTGCACAGGTGAACATGCACTCTGATTCATTACGGGCGTACAAGTTGAGCACTGCGCTAGTGAGATTAGAACTGCTTGATTTTTCTTTAAGTTGAGGTTACTGCTGGCAGAAGCAAATTCACCTAAATTTAACTATATCAGATTTGATCAAGGTTTACAAATTACAAGTAATGTTGGTAAATATAGAAAAACCGTTTTCATTGGTAGaaggattggtaattggtttacacTGATCTGTACACACAATACACTAATTGAAAGAATATTAGAAGCGGATTGAACAGTAATTTTCTAAAAGGGAATTTTACAAATATTTGAGGGGATTTTCTTCATTCTGCTGCTTGGGAGGATTCCATCTTCCCTATCCACAGAACTGTGCATTAGTGGCAATTGTTTTGTTCGGTGCTTTTACATGAGTATTTGTACCATTCACAGCAAACTCTGAGTGATGTGTGTGTCTGGGGTTGAAAGGGATGGGCACTGTTTAAAATTGCTGCAAATCTTTGTCAGCTGTGGGAAAGTATATGGAAATGTGGCCCATCTAAACTCATCATTTATAATATTGGAAAATTggacaaaaaatattggaaaattggtttattattgtcacatgtactgaggtgcagtgaaaaactttgttttgcatgccatccatacagaacaaagtttttcactgtaccttgtaccACTGTGCCTAATATCTTTGGGATACTGAACTATCCTTTGAGATAAGTGAAGTGAGTTTTAAAATAAAGGCAATGGATAAAGAATCTGATTTTATGAAACAACTTCAAGGGCTCCGAGttacagtgcagcacagtggcgcagccagtagagcaGCTCCCTCGCAGTGCCAGGGTcaaggtttaatcctgacctcggatgctgtgtgtgtgtagttcacacattcttcctgtgataacgtgggtttcctctgggtgctctggtttcaccccaaaaatgtgtggtttggtgggtaaattggccctagtgtgcaagtgagtggtagtattgtggggggagggaggaagttgttgagaatgtggggagaattaaaataaaatggaattaatgtagtcgtggtgtaagtgggtggttgatactgaagggcctgtctccatgctcttAATGAAGTTGTGACTTTGATAACCAGTCATTTATCATTTTGTCTACAACTTTGTTGTGCTTCAAAAGGCCATCCCTGAAATAAGCCACGTCATGACAGTGCTATTTCCAACCCAAGTGAAGACGATTAATTAAATCCCCTACCATTAAGTCTACTGAATATGAATAATTCTCTGCCTTCCAAAGTTATATTGGTACTATTCTTGCTATGAAGAGGTAAATGGGAAGGTACTTATTTTGCCCTCCCTATTAATAGCAACTCTGCACACAATGTATTATTAAGAATAAAGAACTTTAATTTACATACCACCTTTCAAAACCTCAACATCCCAAATGGCTCTGTCACAGGGTGCTTTTGGAGTGCAGTCACTTCTAGAATGTAGAAAAGTAAAATGGCCAGTTTTAACTtggtaagctcccacaaatagcaacaaCATGTATGTGACTGGATAATTCTGTTTCAATAATATGGTTGTGAGGACTAATTAAATGGTCAGACGACTGGGAGAATTCTCCTGTTCTTGTTACGATAATGTCATTGGATCTTTTCCCTTTGCTGGAGGGGCACAATTATTCAAAGGATGACACTTCTAATGGTACTGGCATGGAATGTCATCCTAGATTATATACACAAATCTCTAGTTGAATTTGAACCTACAATATCTGTCAGGAAGAGAAGAGTGCTACCCACATCTGATTTCTCAAATGGAGTGTAAACTGCAGGTAGAACCAAAACTAAATCAAATTTCTCATAAGTAAATGCCTAACTCTCAATTGGTTGTGATATCAGTGTCACCATTTCTTTGGTATCATGAAATCTGTTTATTAATTGACCTTGAATCATCTTCACAATTGGttgagcattttctggtttcagtCTCTTCACTaggtattttaaaaatgttatctgATTAAATTTTGAAGGTTCCAAATGAATCCAGTGCAAATTTTACAAGATGATTGCAGGTAGATCATCAAAGTTTTGCTTTAGGTGTGCAGTTTTAATATAATTCTGAGGAGAATGCATTTGAAGTTGGCAATTATTTCTTTTCCTTGTGGGACagtgtacaaaggagatgtggtgAATCTCTGTGAGACGCAGTTAGAGGGTGGAAAAGTTCCTGGTTTGGATTGGAAGTCTGTTATTATCCTGGTGCCTGTTCGACTTGGAGGTGAAAATCTCAACCCAGTGTACATGCAGTGTGTGAAGGTAAACAGTGTGGTTATAATTGAATTATAAATCTTGTGTGCACTCCGGTACTTGTAGCCTTCTCGCCCATCAGCTGTGGTagtcattttgattttcaaatgctaTGTTTTTTTGAGGAAAATCTCAAATAAGGGTGCATAAATTTAACAGATTGAGGCCATAGTTCACATTCTGCAAAGATGGTCTCTGGCATGTTTTCTGCTCTTCAGGCACTGTGCCTTGCTCCTGTTGGTGGCCAGTTCTTGCTGTTTCCTTGCTGATGTACTCTGGTACATCTCCCTATCTCATCGCCCTTGTGGCCTTCTACAGAGATCTCTTGGAAGTGTACTAGGCAACTGAATCTTGTATATTTGCAGGAGATCCTGAAGCTTGAATGTTGCATTGGAATCATCGGTGGGAAACCCAAACACTCACTTTACTTCATTGGATTTCAAGGTAGGTATTGATGTAGAGTACATCTTAGTTGTCCTATATCTGACTAGACGAGTATAGTGACCTGTGTTGGGCTTAGGAACAGGAAAAGAGAGCTGGAAGTACTAACTGAATATGCATCTTTGACAAacatttgagacacaagagaatgcagatgctggaatctggagcaacaaacaatctgatggaggaactcagtgacgttttgggttgaaaccctgcattggtctcaatgcagagtttcgacccgaaacatcccaCAATTTCTTTGCTCCCGCAGATGCTGTTTAACCTCCAGAGTTCcgtcagattgtttgttgctttgacAAACGTTTGCTGTGAAGGAATACACATATACGTATTATTCAAATGAAAGACATTGTAGTCAGGGGAAACTGAAAGGTGTGCTTCATTTGGAGTATTTGGTTCTCTGCTGAAACTGGCATGTGGTGAAGATTGGACCcactgattttcatttacaagtACTTGagattttatttacttctgtaatgtaCTGGGGGGTTGTGATtatgatttattttaatgaatgaGTCCAgttaggatgttgcttggatttgATTGGGCCGGTTAGATTGGTGATCATGCCATTTCTATGTGTCACAGTTATTTCAAATTCCCAGAAGGTTTTCTTCTTCAGAGAATTATCACTTCATGGAACAAATTTCTGACTCTGTGATTGCTAAAGTCCTTGAAAAGAATTTGTCAAGTTTCTGTGTGAAACAAACATGTCCATTATTAGGTTAGTTGGTTTAGGTTGTGATGCATCTTGGAGAGATTTCCTAGGATCTTCCTTGTATTGATCATgaggttttttttgttgctgcttGTCCCAAAAGTCAGCACATCGTGGAAGGGATAGTTGGACTGGGGAGCAGTTTGTTCTTGTGAACTACATAATGCGTGTTTGTACCAGAGTTgggagaaacatcatccctggCTGGGCCCACGAGCATTTTCTGCGTTTGAGCTGCCtattcttcaaaactctagaGTGTATTTGCCCAGTCTTTTGCTAGTAAGATAAATTCTAATACCCCACCCTCTCCTAATCATCCCAtggatcaatctggtgaattttcGTTGTACTCCCTTTCATCACAATTATATCCTACCTGAGGTAGGGAGATGAGACCtggatacaatattccaggtgcagactCACCAGGACCCTATTTAATTGCATTACAATATTTACTCTTGTAttgaaatcctcttgcagtaatgGTCAAAATATCATTTGGCTTTCTGATTGTTCAATGTAGTTGAATAGTTTTTAATGTACATTTCAATCTCCCaccattttaaaaagaatattgtttctattttcttttactAGTTAAGCGGACTGTGttgcatttctccacattatagcCTGTCTGTATCCTGGCCTATCTAGTTAGCTAGTTAGCTTTTATACATCCCCTTGTaacccctctgcatcctccttgcaACTTGCACTGCCACTCAACTGTCcattatcagcaaatttggatacgTTGCATTTTGTCCCCTCATCTAGATGATTGATACGTATTGTGAACACCGGATCCCCAGCACCAATGCCTCAGTAGACCAATAGTTGTTCCAACCCAAAAATAACCCATGTATTCCTATTTTGAGTTCTATCCATTAATCGATCATCAATCCATGCCTGTATGTCCACAATCTTGTGCTCCAAATTTTTCATAAGTTCCCATACCAAAGATTCTCTCAAAGttcaatgcaccacatccactgattgCCCCATCTCAGTTCTATTGATTGCACCTCAGACatgcttttcctttcattcatccaTGTTAACTGCCTAATCCAACGATTAATTTCTATGCCATGTTACCACTTTCTTAACAGTAGATTCTAGTTTTTCCCTTCGACTGATGTAGGGACCTAGACAACCTTTAGAAATTATTCTTGAATATGCATCCATAGGACCATGATATTGCCTGTACGCTAGAACTCCCTGGTAAATGGGCAGTTTTGTTAATCGTAAAAGCCTACCTAGCCTGGGAATACCGAACTGTTCCCAAAGCTATGCTAGCGGAGATTACTAGCACCTTCAGTGGAAGGTTAAATTGCAGTGAAGCAGTCTACGTTCTTATTACTTTGCAGATGATTTCCTGCTGTATTTGGATCCTCACTACTGCCAGCCAGTTGTGGATGTAACTAAATACAACTTCCTGCTGGAGGTAAGTAATGCCCGGCTGTTGCCACAGGACGGGTCTGTGCCTGCTGCTGGCCTGGTTTCAGTTAGCCAAGCAGTTGCTGAGATTTTTCTTTAAGGTAGGGAGAGCACAGATGTACCTTGAGAGCCAGAAAGACTAAATCAAGACAACAGCTTAGAGCTATCTGTTGTGGCATCAGAAGGGTGTTTTTCAGTTTCTGCTCTACTTAGTGAAGATATTTTATTGCTTTTGTGTGTATGTCAATTTTTACAACAGCTGTTTCTTTGTATACTACAAACAAAATAACTGCTTTGTTAGAGAGGAACTTGAATCTTGGTTATTATACAGTGTACCAGAGTTAATACAGAGGAATTGAAAGTTGGTGTTAGTTCACAGTGGTGCTTGCTGTttgacaaaacaaagtttttgtaACATAGCCTGGTGTTTGGGTAGGTTTTTCAGGCAGAGTAGCAAGCTTACTGCTTTATTTAATCATTACTGCATGGTCTGCTATTTAAGAGCAGTTACGTTCCTGAAAGCTTCCTTAATTGCTGCTTTGTGATGAGCTTTGAGTACAATGGATTTATAATTGGCATCAGGATGAGTAGGGGATACCTTGCAAGGGTCACTCCTGGATGCGTCTGTGCAGGGCAGATTCAGGATGCTCTGGGATTGGTCGATTTActgaatccggtgggagaggaggggaggtcaGCTGTTCTCAAAAGAACCAGAGACAAGGAAAGAAAtgcaaaggtagactgggaggtTTTTCTAGAATATTCACTTCTCCCCCTACTACTCCCATGTGCTCCTAAAGGACACCCAACCGTGTAtcaatgtttatattttttttgtcTATCACACTCCTTCATGCCCTGTTAGACTTTTCTGCTTCAGATTCAAGAGGTCATAGTCATGGTATATATAGATAAGAGCACACTGAACAAGGGCCAGTTTATGAACACATTTGCTGCAAATTAGTTTGCAGTAATCCACTTGCTTAAAGGTAGCAATAAAAACCACTTTTTTCCCCTGGTTAAAATACTGCTGGGCATCAATTTGTTGTGATATCATTCCATAGGAGGTGGATGCTTATAGTACACATCACCAAACTGCCTATTGTTCATGTGAGCTAATATCAACAAATGACTGAGCTGAGCTGATCTTGTTCTTGCCTGATGTCTACACACTGTAGAATGATCAGGAGTTGGAAGCTGAGCTAATTATTCGTACTCTTCCCCCGTCTCCAAAGCCCCTCCACTGCCCCATCGTAACTCCCCCACTCAGATTGAGATGGTGAGCATGTAAGAGGAGGATCTCGCTGATATTCTTGCCAATGCAGCTTGGATTGATAGAGGCTTGGATTTATGTTTTGGGATCTTAGAGTGTAAAGGAGAATGAAGCATTTAACATAGAGAACTGTTCATTAATGGCTGTTTTTGTTCCACAGTCATTTCACTGCATCTCTCCaaggaagctgtccttcagtaaGATGGATCCTAGCTGTACTATTGGGTTTTATGCAAAGACTAAGGAGGATTTTGAAAATTTGTGTCAAAATGTCACAAAGGTAAGTCAGTAAatggtgcaatttttttttaatcggtTACTGAAGCTGTGTTTTGAGAAAGTATAACAGGTGAAATGTTGTAACTGTAGCTGTATGTCTTAACTCTGAAATAAACCAGTTATTTTTCTCCTGTTCTCTTCTGATCATTATTTGTGTGAGGTGTGTTCTGGCTTTTGAACCACTGGTGGTTAAGTTTGTTGTTGCACCATACTTGGTGTTACTCTAGCGAGTGCTGCCCTTCTGGAGAACAGTCCgtggcatttgataaagttctatGTGCATGGATATTGGTGAAGTTCAAAGTTGtcctggtgggggtggaggttggAGGAAAATTTTAGTCAAAAGCAGTAGGTGTTGTTGAAGGAGTTGCATTGGACTGGAGTGGAAAGCTGAGTGGgagcatggtgtgggggggggcggggtttgtATTGGAACCATATCTGTTGGCAAGTTGCATTAGCGATGTAGATTCGGAACTTAAAATAAATAGACAGTATGAA
The DNA window shown above is from Pristis pectinata isolate sPriPec2 chromosome 31, sPriPec2.1.pri, whole genome shotgun sequence and carries:
- the atg4da gene encoding cysteine protease atg4da isoform X1, giving the protein MNSVSPSSVQYIQSQEDLTPSDTKRRLLPEASEQENSWNGRYNLPEKSQQNEPVEVDKIKAKLMTAWNNVKYGWVVKGRTNFSKTSPIFLLGRCYQFESEAADSPPSPDSICEARDNQNAASAVVELFRKDFGSRIWLTYRREFPQLEGSIWTTDCGWGCMLRSGQMLLAQGLLVHLLSRNWTWPDVLLSVESEAESRSPSKSNITNWSAFSEVFSSQLDRSRSLWHAQGTTVTQARAGTLKRVNLDSYKMDKEEMEHRKIISWFGDHPKAPFGVHQLVEYGKSSGKKAGDWYGPSIVAHIIKRAVEKAEDSESLGITVYVSQDCTVYKGDVVNLCETQLEGGKVPGLDWKSVIILVPVRLGGENLNPVYMQCVKEILKLECCIGIIGGKPKHSLYFIGFQDDFLLYLDPHYCQPVVDVTKYNFLLESFHCISPRKLSFSKMDPSCTIGFYAKTKEDFENLCQNVTKVLGSSSLKEKYPIFTFAEGCAQDYSLDELCTRKPETTVQISKSERAGKSKRNSTDEFVFL
- the atg4da gene encoding cysteine protease atg4da isoform X2; this translates as MNSVSPSSVQYIQSQEDLTPSDTKRRLLPEASEQENSWNGRYNLPEKSQQNEPVEVDKIKAKLMTAWNNVKYGWVVKGRTNFSKTSPIFLLGRCYQFESEADSPPSPDSICEARDNQNAASAVVELFRKDFGSRIWLTYRREFPQLEGSIWTTDCGWGCMLRSGQMLLAQGLLVHLLSRNWTWPDVLLSVESEAESRSPSKSNITNWSAFSEVFSSQLDRSRSLWHAQGTTVTQARAGTLKRVNLDSYKMDKEEMEHRKIISWFGDHPKAPFGVHQLVEYGKSSGKKAGDWYGPSIVAHIIKRAVEKAEDSESLGITVYVSQDCTVYKGDVVNLCETQLEGGKVPGLDWKSVIILVPVRLGGENLNPVYMQCVKEILKLECCIGIIGGKPKHSLYFIGFQDDFLLYLDPHYCQPVVDVTKYNFLLESFHCISPRKLSFSKMDPSCTIGFYAKTKEDFENLCQNVTKVLGSSSLKEKYPIFTFAEGCAQDYSLDELCTRKPETTVQISKSERAGKSKRNSTDEFVFL